A genomic window from Nitrospirota bacterium includes:
- a CDS encoding inositol monophosphatase family protein yields the protein MTKMVDLDKALNTALVATSRSGEILRDLFKRQRTLSRKTDSSIVTEADIESENAIKEIISNSFAEHSILSEEAGFKDKGSNYIWCIDPLDGTTNFLKGFPVYAVSIALLKDGYPVLGVVHEPESKNTFYAIKGNGASLNGERLSPGGQGSKTGDLQVDILIAIGSIYRKGIPEYLIRILRKAKNRNIGSAALHLCYVAMGWFDAYIGDGGYIWDIAGGTVVLEEAGGTILTHGGSPLFPMKEIYKGKIEKLSFIATGKGLYDKIAKDYLKD from the coding sequence ATGACTAAGATGGTTGACCTTGATAAAGCCTTAAATACTGCATTAGTCGCCACCTCCAGATCAGGAGAAATCCTCAGGGATTTGTTCAAGAGACAGCGAACACTAAGCAGAAAAACAGACAGTTCTATTGTTACCGAAGCCGATATCGAATCTGAAAATGCCATAAAGGAAATTATCAGCAACAGCTTTGCTGAACATAGCATACTTTCTGAAGAAGCTGGTTTTAAGGATAAGGGCTCTAATTATATCTGGTGTATCGATCCCCTCGATGGAACAACAAATTTCCTAAAAGGATTCCCTGTTTATGCTGTTTCAATTGCCCTCTTGAAAGATGGCTATCCTGTTCTCGGTGTTGTCCATGAGCCTGAATCAAAAAATACATTCTATGCTATAAAGGGAAATGGCGCATCTCTGAATGGTGAGAGATTAAGTCCCGGAGGTCAGGGATCTAAAACAGGGGATCTGCAGGTTGATATACTTATTGCTATCGGCTCTATATACAGGAAGGGCATCCCTGAATATCTTATTAGGATACTTAGAAAGGCAAAAAACAGAAATATCGGCTCTGCGGCTTTACATCTCTGCTATGTGGCGATGGGATGGTTTGATGCCTATATTGGTGATGGTGGATATATATGGGATATAGCTGGAGGCACTGTTGTGCTTGAAGAGGCAGGCGGAACAATCCTCACGCACGGTGGCTCTCCTTTATTTCCGATGAAGGAAATATACAAGGGCAAAATAGAGAAACTTTCTTTTATAGCTACAGGGAAGGGACTCTATGATAAAATAGCAAAAGACTATCTGAAAGA